A single genomic interval of Spirosoma taeanense harbors:
- a CDS encoding MaoC family dehydratase has product MIPEFTLNAVHRYTFRFSQADVVDFARITGDTNPLHLDADFAASTPFKRPIIHGMLAASIFTKVLGTEFPGSGSVYLGQTLEFLRPMFVDTDYTATFTVKSTNPAKHTADVTGEIRDAQTNKVTMRGVATLMHPEKI; this is encoded by the coding sequence ATGATACCCGAATTTACACTGAACGCCGTCCATCGGTATACCTTCCGGTTTTCGCAAGCCGACGTAGTTGATTTTGCCCGTATCACCGGCGACACCAACCCGCTGCATCTCGATGCTGATTTTGCGGCCTCAACGCCTTTCAAACGCCCGATTATCCACGGCATGCTGGCGGCCAGCATTTTCACAAAAGTGCTCGGCACCGAGTTTCCGGGCTCCGGCTCCGTATATCTTGGACAGACCCTGGAGTTTCTACGCCCCATGTTCGTCGATACAGACTACACGGCTACGTTTACGGTTAAGTCCACCAACCCGGCCAAGCATACGGCCGACGTTACGGGCGAGATCCGCGATGCCCAAACCAACAAAGTCACCATGCGGGGCGTCGCCACCCTCATGCATCCGGAGAAGATCTAG
- a CDS encoding acyltransferase family protein: protein MLNNLFSLDASSGKRVFGLDVMRAAAILIVVDAHATVALKEYYSGAFWHHLLPDGVELFFVLSGFLIGGILIRSYEKSGRFDGGLLLNFWTRRWFRTLPNYYLVLTGLIAFALLRAWRSGLHHTLPEKGTLIQYFFFLQNFAHYVPDFFPETWSLAIEEWSYITLPLLLWVMHSLLSARWPHQRIVLATILTIILGTNLYRFITAIQIPISAGELGYRGIVLTRLDAISYGVLAAYVKQYYPREWASELLRRRLLTAGLLLTLIAAFSASIVILKFYYEAGVYPAYVFYKRTFYFPFIGLSMALLLPYMDGWRTATSGWSQFGIARAITHVSLISYSMYLLNLTPIMINVVERIPTTSLLTGWLKVGLFWALVLVLSTLLFKFFEKPVTELRERLSNREPKITEPARIERVSE from the coding sequence ATGCTTAATAATCTGTTTTCGCTCGATGCGTCGTCCGGCAAACGCGTGTTTGGTCTGGATGTCATGCGGGCGGCCGCCATTCTCATCGTTGTCGACGCCCACGCGACGGTTGCGCTGAAGGAATATTATAGCGGAGCGTTCTGGCACCACCTGCTGCCCGATGGCGTAGAACTGTTTTTTGTGCTGAGCGGCTTTCTGATTGGTGGAATTCTGATCCGGTCGTATGAAAAGAGCGGCCGTTTCGACGGTGGCCTGCTGCTGAACTTCTGGACGCGCCGTTGGTTTCGTACCCTGCCAAACTACTATCTGGTCCTGACGGGTCTGATTGCTTTCGCCCTGTTGCGGGCCTGGCGCAGTGGCCTGCACCATACGTTGCCGGAGAAAGGGACGCTGATTCAATACTTTTTCTTTCTGCAGAACTTTGCTCACTACGTCCCCGATTTCTTTCCCGAAACCTGGAGTCTGGCCATTGAAGAGTGGTCATACATTACGCTGCCGCTGCTGTTATGGGTCATGCACAGCCTGCTATCGGCCCGCTGGCCGCACCAGCGGATTGTGCTCGCTACCATCCTGACAATTATTCTGGGAACGAACCTGTACCGCTTTATTACGGCCATTCAGATTCCTATTTCGGCGGGTGAACTGGGCTACCGGGGCATTGTTCTGACGCGGCTGGATGCGATTTCCTATGGCGTGCTGGCGGCATACGTAAAGCAATATTACCCGCGTGAGTGGGCCAGCGAACTGCTTCGCCGGCGGTTGCTCACGGCGGGTCTGCTGCTGACGCTTATCGCTGCGTTTTCGGCCTCGATTGTTATCCTGAAGTTCTACTACGAAGCAGGCGTTTATCCGGCCTACGTCTTTTATAAACGAACCTTTTACTTTCCGTTTATTGGCCTGAGTATGGCCCTGCTGCTGCCATACATGGACGGCTGGCGGACAGCAACGAGCGGCTGGAGCCAGTTCGGTATTGCTCGTGCCATTACGCACGTCAGCCTGATTTCGTATTCGATGTACCTGCTCAACCTGACGCCCATTATGATCAATGTGGTCGAGCGGATTCCTACGACCTCACTGCTGACGGGCTGGCTCAAGGTCGGCCTGTTCTGGGCATTGGTACTGGTGCTGTCAACGCTGCTGTTCAAGTTCTTCGAGAAACCCGTTACCGAACTCCGCGAGCGGCTATCGAACCGGGAGCCCAAGATTACAGAGCCCGCCCGAATCGAACGGGTGAGCGAATAA